One window of the Saccopteryx bilineata isolate mSacBil1 chromosome 2, mSacBil1_pri_phased_curated, whole genome shotgun sequence genome contains the following:
- the PTRH1 gene encoding peptidyl-tRNA hydrolase isoform X2, translated as MPPPGLWRAGLWLSRAMSRCVLEPRPPGKRWLVAGLGNPGLPGTRHSVGMAVLGQLARRLGVAESWARDRRCAADLALASLGDAQLVLLRPRRLMNANGRSVARAAELFGLTAEEVYLVHDELDKPLGKLALKLGGSARGHNGVRSCISCLNSNAMPRLRVGIGRPTHPDAVQTHVLGCFSPCEQELLPPLLERATDLLLDHIRERSQRPLSGT; from the exons ATGCCGCCCCCCGGCCTCTGGCGAGCTGGGCTCTGGCTGAGTCGGGCTATGAGCCGGTGCGTTCTGGAACCGCGGCCCCCGGGAAAACGGTGGCTG GTGGCCGGCCTGGGGAACCCTGGACTGCCCGGCACGCGGCACAGCGTGGGTATGGCGGTGCTAGGGCAGCTGGCCCGGCGGCTGGGTGTGGCGGAGAGCTGGGCCCGCGACCGTCGCTGCGCCGCCGACCTTGCCCTGGCCTCCCTCGGGGATGCCCAGCTGGTCCTGCTTCGGCCCCGGCGGCTCATGAATGCCAACGGGCGAAGTGTGGCCCGGGCCG CGGAGCTGTTCGGGCTGACAGCTGAGGAGGTCTACCTGGTGCATGACGAGCTGGACAAGCCCCTGGGGAAACTGGCTCTGAAGCTGGGAGGAAGCGCCAG GGGCCACAATGGAGTCCGTTCCTGCATTAGCTGCCTCAACTCCAAT GCAATGCCACGGCTGCGGGTGGGCATTGGGCGCCCCACACACCCCGACGCGGTGCAGACACACGTGCTGGGCTGCTTCTCCCCCTGCGAGCAAGAGCTGCTGCCGCCATTGCTGGAGCGTGCCACGGACCTGCTCCTGGACCACATCCGTGAGCGAAGCCAGAGGCCCTTGTCAGGCACCTGA
- the PTRH1 gene encoding peptidyl-tRNA hydrolase isoform X1, translating into MPPPGLWRAGLWLSRAMSRCVLEPRPPGKRWLVAGLGNPGLPGTRHSVGMAVLGQLARRLGVAESWARDRRCAADLALASLGDAQLVLLRPRRLMNANGRSVARAVTADPPYGSCELGKGPLGSAVTRATVSLRQAELFGLTAEEVYLVHDELDKPLGKLALKLGGSARGHNGVRSCISCLNSNAMPRLRVGIGRPTHPDAVQTHVLGCFSPCEQELLPPLLERATDLLLDHIRERSQRPLSGT; encoded by the exons ATGCCGCCCCCCGGCCTCTGGCGAGCTGGGCTCTGGCTGAGTCGGGCTATGAGCCGGTGCGTTCTGGAACCGCGGCCCCCGGGAAAACGGTGGCTG GTGGCCGGCCTGGGGAACCCTGGACTGCCCGGCACGCGGCACAGCGTGGGTATGGCGGTGCTAGGGCAGCTGGCCCGGCGGCTGGGTGTGGCGGAGAGCTGGGCCCGCGACCGTCGCTGCGCCGCCGACCTTGCCCTGGCCTCCCTCGGGGATGCCCAGCTGGTCCTGCTTCGGCCCCGGCGGCTCATGAATGCCAACGGGCGAAGTGTGGCCCGGGCCG TAACTGCGGACCCTCCTTATGGGAGCTGTGAGTTGGGAAAAGGCCCTCTGGGATCAGCAGTAACCAGGGCCACCGTTTCCCTGCGCCAAGCGGAGCTGTTCGGGCTGACAGCTGAGGAGGTCTACCTGGTGCATGACGAGCTGGACAAGCCCCTGGGGAAACTGGCTCTGAAGCTGGGAGGAAGCGCCAG GGGCCACAATGGAGTCCGTTCCTGCATTAGCTGCCTCAACTCCAAT GCAATGCCACGGCTGCGGGTGGGCATTGGGCGCCCCACACACCCCGACGCGGTGCAGACACACGTGCTGGGCTGCTTCTCCCCCTGCGAGCAAGAGCTGCTGCCGCCATTGCTGGAGCGTGCCACGGACCTGCTCCTGGACCACATCCGTGAGCGAAGCCAGAGGCCCTTGTCAGGCACCTGA
- the PTRH1 gene encoding peptidyl-tRNA hydrolase isoform X3, with the protein MPPPGLWRAGLWLSRAMSRCVLEPRPPGKRWLVAGLGNPGLPGTRHSVGMAVLGQLARRLGVAESWARDRRCAADLALASLGDAQLVLLRPRRLMNANGRSVARAAELFGLTAEEVYLVHDELDKPLGKLALKLGGSARQCHGCGWALGAPHTPTRCRHTCWAASPPASKSCCRHCWSVPRTCSWTTSVSEARGPCQAPDTSGHGCLPDCHAHTPSLIHRGATPTCGIDFL; encoded by the exons ATGCCGCCCCCCGGCCTCTGGCGAGCTGGGCTCTGGCTGAGTCGGGCTATGAGCCGGTGCGTTCTGGAACCGCGGCCCCCGGGAAAACGGTGGCTG GTGGCCGGCCTGGGGAACCCTGGACTGCCCGGCACGCGGCACAGCGTGGGTATGGCGGTGCTAGGGCAGCTGGCCCGGCGGCTGGGTGTGGCGGAGAGCTGGGCCCGCGACCGTCGCTGCGCCGCCGACCTTGCCCTGGCCTCCCTCGGGGATGCCCAGCTGGTCCTGCTTCGGCCCCGGCGGCTCATGAATGCCAACGGGCGAAGTGTGGCCCGGGCCG CGGAGCTGTTCGGGCTGACAGCTGAGGAGGTCTACCTGGTGCATGACGAGCTGGACAAGCCCCTGGGGAAACTGGCTCTGAAGCTGGGAGGAAGCGCCAG GCAATGCCACGGCTGCGGGTGGGCATTGGGCGCCCCACACACCCCGACGCGGTGCAGACACACGTGCTGGGCTGCTTCTCCCCCTGCGAGCAAGAGCTGCTGCCGCCATTGCTGGAGCGTGCCACGGACCTGCTCCTGGACCACATCCGTGAGCGAAGCCAGAGGCCCTTGTCAGGCACCTGACACCAGTGGACATGGCTGCTTGCCGGACTGCCATGCCCACACACCCAGCCTCATCCACAGAGGTGCCACGCCAACCTGTGGGATCGACTTTTTATAG
- the CFAP157 gene encoding cilia- and flagella-associated protein 157 isoform X2, producing MAPKKKANKGAKEPETKKKGGKKDSGPVTDTVLTEGMREFYHIQIRDLEDRLARYQRKWDELAAREELFHQEFEQLAIDKKEIVTFLKRTLNQRVDDIADLNEQLQSLQLAKEMEKDAFEAQLAQVRHEFQETKDQLTTENIILGGKLAALEEFRLQKEELTDKFLSLEDQLQKQEKEYKDYVYNLEKKSVLDKDRVKKEIIQRVNLVATEFRKVATSQMWDTTKRAIQENNTMTLQLSRVSKYGMQLLQENDQLKGAQDQLCKQLQLLEDTKEIMAMKSRGHHKIILMLTKKCHEQQQSRAEAEGLHILLSETVQNFLQLQEDTKALRSQQNRLNQRLQQQQAKAQQLQQELAQEQKVRASLERALVQATTFLQDVLQMQPEEEDSDFGVVFQLQRKLLQQLLAMLNSAMVQGPQIAVCPPQKSQPCGPKESQSSTQPPETGSLLQQLSDITPYQPGDLGLVPRRAHIPPNPEDLRLLSHATRMRLFHTHSSSAIHTSGSPKKFKKFSLPEVSLLSK from the exons ATGGCTCCCAAGAAGAAGGCAAACAAGGGGGCCAAGGAGCCCGAGACCAAGAAGAAAGGTGGCAAGAAGGATTCCGGCCCCGTCACAGACACGGTTTTAACCGAAGGGATGCGAGAGTTCTACCACATCCAGATCCGAGACCTGGAGGACAGGCTGGCCCG GTACCAGCGGAAGTGGGACGAGCTGGCCGCACGGGAGGAGCTGTTCCACCAGGAATTCGAGCAGCTGGCCATCGACAAAAAGGAGATCGTGACCTTCCTCAAGCGCACCCTCAACCAGCGGGTGGATGACATCGCTGACCTCAATGAGCAGCTCCAAAGCCTGCAGCTGGCCAAGGAGATGGAGAAGGACGCCTTCGAGGCCCAGCTGGCCCAGGTGCGCCACGAGTTCCAGGAGACCAAGGACCAGCTCACCACAGAGAACATCATCCTTG GAGGGAAGCTGGCAGCCCTGGAAGAGTTCCGGTTGCAGAAAGAGGAACTCACGGACAAGTTCTTATCACTGGAGGACCAGCTGCAGAAGCAGGAGAAAGAATACAAGGACTACGTGTACAACCTGGAGAAGAAGTCGGTGCTGGACAAGGACAG AGTGAAGAAGGAGATCATTCAGCGTGTGAACCTGGTGGCCACTGAGTTCCGCAAGGTGGCCACTAGCCAGATGTGGGACACAACAAAGCGGGCCATCCAGGAAAACAACACCATGACCCTGCAGTTGTCCAGGGTCTCCAAGTACGGCATGCAGCTGCTGCAGGAGAACGACCAGCTCAAGGGCGCCCAGGACCAGCTGTGCAAacagctgcagctgctggaggacACCAAGGAGATCATGGCCATGAAGAGCAGAGGCCACCACAAG ATCATCCTCATGCTGACCAAGAAGTGCCATGAGcagcagcagagcagagcagaggctgaggggcTGCACATCCTGCTGAGCGAAACAGTGCAGAACTTCCTGCAGCTGCAGGAGGACACCAAGGCACTGAG GAGCCAGCAAAACCGGCTGAACCAgcggctgcagcagcagcaggccaAGGCACAGCAGCTACAGCAGGAGCTGGCCCAAGAGCAGAAGGTTCGGGCAAGCCTAGAGAGGGCCCTGGTCCAGGCTACCACCTTTCTACAGGACGTTCTGCAG ATGCAACCGGAAGAAGAGGACAGCGACTTTGGTGTCGTGTTCCAGCTGCAGCGCAAGCTGCTGCAGCAGCTGCTGGCCATGCTCAACTCAGCCATGGTCCAAGGCCCCCAAATAGCTGTGTGTCCCCCACAGAAGAGCCAGCCCTGTGGCCCCAAGGAGAG CCAGTCCAGCACCCAGCCACCCGAGACTGGGTCTCTGCTGCAGCAGCTATCCGACATCACTCCCTACCAGCCGGGGGACCTGGGCCTGGTGCCTCGGAGGGCCCACATCCCCCCCAACCCTGAGGACCTCAGGCTGCTCTCACATGCCACCCGTATGAGATTATTCCACACACATAGCAGCTCTGCG ATCCACACCTCTGGTTCTCCGAAAAAGTTCAAAAAGTTTAGTCTTCCTGAAGTTTCCCTACTTTCcaagtga
- the CFAP157 gene encoding cilia- and flagella-associated protein 157 isoform X1 has translation MAPKKKANKGAKEPETKKKGGKKDSGPVTDTVLTEGMREFYHIQIRDLEDRLARYQRKWDELAAREELFHQEFEQLAIDKKEIVTFLKRTLNQRVDDIADLNEQLQSLQLAKEMEKDAFEAQLAQVRHEFQETKDQLTTENIILGGKLAALEEFRLQKEELTDKFLSLEDQLQKQEKEYKDYVYNLEKKSVLDKDRVKKEIIQRVNLVATEFRKVATSQMWDTTKRAIQENNTMTLQLSRVSKYGMQLLQENDQLKGAQDQLCKQLQLLEDTKEIMAMKSRGHHKIILMLTKKCHEQQQSRAEAEGLHILLSETVQNFLQLQEDTKALRSQQNRLNQRLQQQQAKAQQLQQELAQEQKVRASLERALVQATTFLQDVLQMQPEEEDSDFGVVFQLQRKLLQQLLAMLNSAMVQGPQIAVCPPQKSQPCGPKESQSSTQPPETGSLLQQLSDITPYQPGDLGLVPRRAHIPPNPEDLRLLSHATRMRLFHTHSSSAVRTPEAPVPALRAGHSSGTWQWCDLGGVAGPP, from the exons ATGGCTCCCAAGAAGAAGGCAAACAAGGGGGCCAAGGAGCCCGAGACCAAGAAGAAAGGTGGCAAGAAGGATTCCGGCCCCGTCACAGACACGGTTTTAACCGAAGGGATGCGAGAGTTCTACCACATCCAGATCCGAGACCTGGAGGACAGGCTGGCCCG GTACCAGCGGAAGTGGGACGAGCTGGCCGCACGGGAGGAGCTGTTCCACCAGGAATTCGAGCAGCTGGCCATCGACAAAAAGGAGATCGTGACCTTCCTCAAGCGCACCCTCAACCAGCGGGTGGATGACATCGCTGACCTCAATGAGCAGCTCCAAAGCCTGCAGCTGGCCAAGGAGATGGAGAAGGACGCCTTCGAGGCCCAGCTGGCCCAGGTGCGCCACGAGTTCCAGGAGACCAAGGACCAGCTCACCACAGAGAACATCATCCTTG GAGGGAAGCTGGCAGCCCTGGAAGAGTTCCGGTTGCAGAAAGAGGAACTCACGGACAAGTTCTTATCACTGGAGGACCAGCTGCAGAAGCAGGAGAAAGAATACAAGGACTACGTGTACAACCTGGAGAAGAAGTCGGTGCTGGACAAGGACAG AGTGAAGAAGGAGATCATTCAGCGTGTGAACCTGGTGGCCACTGAGTTCCGCAAGGTGGCCACTAGCCAGATGTGGGACACAACAAAGCGGGCCATCCAGGAAAACAACACCATGACCCTGCAGTTGTCCAGGGTCTCCAAGTACGGCATGCAGCTGCTGCAGGAGAACGACCAGCTCAAGGGCGCCCAGGACCAGCTGTGCAAacagctgcagctgctggaggacACCAAGGAGATCATGGCCATGAAGAGCAGAGGCCACCACAAG ATCATCCTCATGCTGACCAAGAAGTGCCATGAGcagcagcagagcagagcagaggctgaggggcTGCACATCCTGCTGAGCGAAACAGTGCAGAACTTCCTGCAGCTGCAGGAGGACACCAAGGCACTGAG GAGCCAGCAAAACCGGCTGAACCAgcggctgcagcagcagcaggccaAGGCACAGCAGCTACAGCAGGAGCTGGCCCAAGAGCAGAAGGTTCGGGCAAGCCTAGAGAGGGCCCTGGTCCAGGCTACCACCTTTCTACAGGACGTTCTGCAG ATGCAACCGGAAGAAGAGGACAGCGACTTTGGTGTCGTGTTCCAGCTGCAGCGCAAGCTGCTGCAGCAGCTGCTGGCCATGCTCAACTCAGCCATGGTCCAAGGCCCCCAAATAGCTGTGTGTCCCCCACAGAAGAGCCAGCCCTGTGGCCCCAAGGAGAG CCAGTCCAGCACCCAGCCACCCGAGACTGGGTCTCTGCTGCAGCAGCTATCCGACATCACTCCCTACCAGCCGGGGGACCTGGGCCTGGTGCCTCGGAGGGCCCACATCCCCCCCAACCCTGAGGACCTCAGGCTGCTCTCACATGCCACCCGTATGAGATTATTCCACACACATAGCAGCTCTGCGGTGAGAACACCCGAGGCCCCAGTGCCAGCCCTGCGTGCAGGTCACAGCTCAGGCACATGGCAGTGGTGTGACCTTGGGGGTGTGGCTGGACCTCCCTAA
- the CFAP157 gene encoding cilia- and flagella-associated protein 157 isoform X4 — MAPKKKANKGAKEPETKKKGGKKDSGPVTDTVLTEGMREFYHIQIRDLEDRLARYQRKWDELAAREELFHQEFEQLAIDKKEIVTFLKRTLNQRVDDIADLNEQLQSLQLAKEMEKDAFEAQLAQVRHEFQETKDQLTTENIILGGKLAALEEFRLQKEELTDKFLSLEDQLQKQEKEYKDYVYNLEKKSVLDKDRVKKEIIQRVNLVATEFRKVATSQMWDTTKRAIQENNTMTLQLSRVSKYGMQLLQENDQLKGAQDQLCKQLQLLEDTKEIMAMKSRGHHKIILMLTKKCHEQQQSRAEAEGLHILLSETVQNFLQLQEDTKALRSQQNRLNQRLQQQQAKAQQLQQELAQEQKVRASLERALVQATTFLQDVLQMQPEEEDSDFGVVFQLQRKLLQQLLAMLNSAMVQGPQIAVCPPQKSQPCGPKERSTPLVLRKSSKSLVFLKFPYFPSETQRDNQPLSQKWTDLAPVPL, encoded by the exons ATGGCTCCCAAGAAGAAGGCAAACAAGGGGGCCAAGGAGCCCGAGACCAAGAAGAAAGGTGGCAAGAAGGATTCCGGCCCCGTCACAGACACGGTTTTAACCGAAGGGATGCGAGAGTTCTACCACATCCAGATCCGAGACCTGGAGGACAGGCTGGCCCG GTACCAGCGGAAGTGGGACGAGCTGGCCGCACGGGAGGAGCTGTTCCACCAGGAATTCGAGCAGCTGGCCATCGACAAAAAGGAGATCGTGACCTTCCTCAAGCGCACCCTCAACCAGCGGGTGGATGACATCGCTGACCTCAATGAGCAGCTCCAAAGCCTGCAGCTGGCCAAGGAGATGGAGAAGGACGCCTTCGAGGCCCAGCTGGCCCAGGTGCGCCACGAGTTCCAGGAGACCAAGGACCAGCTCACCACAGAGAACATCATCCTTG GAGGGAAGCTGGCAGCCCTGGAAGAGTTCCGGTTGCAGAAAGAGGAACTCACGGACAAGTTCTTATCACTGGAGGACCAGCTGCAGAAGCAGGAGAAAGAATACAAGGACTACGTGTACAACCTGGAGAAGAAGTCGGTGCTGGACAAGGACAG AGTGAAGAAGGAGATCATTCAGCGTGTGAACCTGGTGGCCACTGAGTTCCGCAAGGTGGCCACTAGCCAGATGTGGGACACAACAAAGCGGGCCATCCAGGAAAACAACACCATGACCCTGCAGTTGTCCAGGGTCTCCAAGTACGGCATGCAGCTGCTGCAGGAGAACGACCAGCTCAAGGGCGCCCAGGACCAGCTGTGCAAacagctgcagctgctggaggacACCAAGGAGATCATGGCCATGAAGAGCAGAGGCCACCACAAG ATCATCCTCATGCTGACCAAGAAGTGCCATGAGcagcagcagagcagagcagaggctgaggggcTGCACATCCTGCTGAGCGAAACAGTGCAGAACTTCCTGCAGCTGCAGGAGGACACCAAGGCACTGAG GAGCCAGCAAAACCGGCTGAACCAgcggctgcagcagcagcaggccaAGGCACAGCAGCTACAGCAGGAGCTGGCCCAAGAGCAGAAGGTTCGGGCAAGCCTAGAGAGGGCCCTGGTCCAGGCTACCACCTTTCTACAGGACGTTCTGCAG ATGCAACCGGAAGAAGAGGACAGCGACTTTGGTGTCGTGTTCCAGCTGCAGCGCAAGCTGCTGCAGCAGCTGCTGGCCATGCTCAACTCAGCCATGGTCCAAGGCCCCCAAATAGCTGTGTGTCCCCCACAGAAGAGCCAGCCCTGTGGCCCCAAGGAGAG ATCCACACCTCTGGTTCTCCGAAAAAGTTCAAAAAGTTTAGTCTTCCTGAAGTTTCCCTACTTTCcaagtgagacacagagagacaaccAACCTCTATCCCAGAAATGGACCGATCTGGCCCCAGTCCCCCTTTAA
- the CFAP157 gene encoding cilia- and flagella-associated protein 157 isoform X3, translating to MAPKKKANKGAKEPETKKKGGKKDSGPVTDTVLTEGMREFYHIQIRDLEDRLARYQRKWDELAAREELFHQEFEQLAIDKKEIVTFLKRTLNQRVDDIADLNEQLQSLQLAKEMEKDAFEAQLAQVRHEFQETKDQLTTENIILGGKLAALEEFRLQKEELTDKFLSLEDQLQKQEKEYKDYVYNLEKKSVLDKDRVKKEIIQRVNLVATEFRKVATSQMWDTTKRAIQENNTMTLQLSRVSKYGMQLLQENDQLKGAQDQLCKQLQLLEDTKEIMAMKSRGHHKIILMLTKKCHEQQQSRAEAEGLHILLSETVQNFLQLQEDTKALRSQQNRLNQRLQQQQAKAQQLQQELAQEQKVRASLERALVQATTFLQDVLQMQPEEEDSDFGVVFQLQRKLLQQLLAMLNSAMVQGPQIAVCPPQKSQPCGPKESPAPSHPRLGLCCSSYPTSLPTSRGTWAWCLGGPTSPPTLRTSGCSHMPPV from the exons ATGGCTCCCAAGAAGAAGGCAAACAAGGGGGCCAAGGAGCCCGAGACCAAGAAGAAAGGTGGCAAGAAGGATTCCGGCCCCGTCACAGACACGGTTTTAACCGAAGGGATGCGAGAGTTCTACCACATCCAGATCCGAGACCTGGAGGACAGGCTGGCCCG GTACCAGCGGAAGTGGGACGAGCTGGCCGCACGGGAGGAGCTGTTCCACCAGGAATTCGAGCAGCTGGCCATCGACAAAAAGGAGATCGTGACCTTCCTCAAGCGCACCCTCAACCAGCGGGTGGATGACATCGCTGACCTCAATGAGCAGCTCCAAAGCCTGCAGCTGGCCAAGGAGATGGAGAAGGACGCCTTCGAGGCCCAGCTGGCCCAGGTGCGCCACGAGTTCCAGGAGACCAAGGACCAGCTCACCACAGAGAACATCATCCTTG GAGGGAAGCTGGCAGCCCTGGAAGAGTTCCGGTTGCAGAAAGAGGAACTCACGGACAAGTTCTTATCACTGGAGGACCAGCTGCAGAAGCAGGAGAAAGAATACAAGGACTACGTGTACAACCTGGAGAAGAAGTCGGTGCTGGACAAGGACAG AGTGAAGAAGGAGATCATTCAGCGTGTGAACCTGGTGGCCACTGAGTTCCGCAAGGTGGCCACTAGCCAGATGTGGGACACAACAAAGCGGGCCATCCAGGAAAACAACACCATGACCCTGCAGTTGTCCAGGGTCTCCAAGTACGGCATGCAGCTGCTGCAGGAGAACGACCAGCTCAAGGGCGCCCAGGACCAGCTGTGCAAacagctgcagctgctggaggacACCAAGGAGATCATGGCCATGAAGAGCAGAGGCCACCACAAG ATCATCCTCATGCTGACCAAGAAGTGCCATGAGcagcagcagagcagagcagaggctgaggggcTGCACATCCTGCTGAGCGAAACAGTGCAGAACTTCCTGCAGCTGCAGGAGGACACCAAGGCACTGAG GAGCCAGCAAAACCGGCTGAACCAgcggctgcagcagcagcaggccaAGGCACAGCAGCTACAGCAGGAGCTGGCCCAAGAGCAGAAGGTTCGGGCAAGCCTAGAGAGGGCCCTGGTCCAGGCTACCACCTTTCTACAGGACGTTCTGCAG ATGCAACCGGAAGAAGAGGACAGCGACTTTGGTGTCGTGTTCCAGCTGCAGCGCAAGCTGCTGCAGCAGCTGCTGGCCATGCTCAACTCAGCCATGGTCCAAGGCCCCCAAATAGCTGTGTGTCCCCCACAGAAGAGCCAGCCCTGTGGCCCCAAGGAGAG TCCAGCACCCAGCCACCCGAGACTGGGTCTCTGCTGCAGCAGCTATCCGACATCACTCCCTACCAGCCGGGGGACCTGGGCCTGGTGCCTCGGAGGGCCCACATCCCCCCCAACCCTGAGGACCTCAGGCTGCTCTCACATGCCACCCGTATGA
- the PTRH1 gene encoding peptidyl-tRNA hydrolase isoform X4, giving the protein MPPPGLWRAGLWLSRAMSRCVLEPRPPGKRWLVAGLGNPGLPGTRHSVGMAVLGQLARRLGVAESWARDRRCAADLALASLGDAQLVLLRPRRLMNANGRSVARAGATMESVPALAASTPMQCHGCGWALGAPHTPTRCRHTCWAASPPASKSCCRHCWSVPRTCSWTTSVSEARGPCQAPDTSGHGCLPDCHAHTPSLIHRGATPTCGIDFL; this is encoded by the exons ATGCCGCCCCCCGGCCTCTGGCGAGCTGGGCTCTGGCTGAGTCGGGCTATGAGCCGGTGCGTTCTGGAACCGCGGCCCCCGGGAAAACGGTGGCTG GTGGCCGGCCTGGGGAACCCTGGACTGCCCGGCACGCGGCACAGCGTGGGTATGGCGGTGCTAGGGCAGCTGGCCCGGCGGCTGGGTGTGGCGGAGAGCTGGGCCCGCGACCGTCGCTGCGCCGCCGACCTTGCCCTGGCCTCCCTCGGGGATGCCCAGCTGGTCCTGCTTCGGCCCCGGCGGCTCATGAATGCCAACGGGCGAAGTGTGGCCCGGGCCG GGGCCACAATGGAGTCCGTTCCTGCATTAGCTGCCTCAACTCCAAT GCAATGCCACGGCTGCGGGTGGGCATTGGGCGCCCCACACACCCCGACGCGGTGCAGACACACGTGCTGGGCTGCTTCTCCCCCTGCGAGCAAGAGCTGCTGCCGCCATTGCTGGAGCGTGCCACGGACCTGCTCCTGGACCACATCCGTGAGCGAAGCCAGAGGCCCTTGTCAGGCACCTGACACCAGTGGACATGGCTGCTTGCCGGACTGCCATGCCCACACACCCAGCCTCATCCACAGAGGTGCCACGCCAACCTGTGGGATCGACTTTTTATAG